Proteins from one Penicillium digitatum chromosome 2, complete sequence genomic window:
- a CDS encoding ABC bile acid transporter, putative, whose translation MLPQCQGPIWAIDDLSRCFQRNILQVILPLTVCGASLLLILIRVAHRYVLTRKAVAYKVLPNNDSEDEVPSATQENESDAILSQAVQHEQSQVVEVNRPRGEVTVVLFEIAALIGQVALYTFILSTHAWGRHGTYPAVVGLVSWGYILFLVMVRFLLSALDLSSAPRLWTHTAILYGFQWLFNIMVFRSAIIHPLSQHALIPSSIQFTLSTVLLLIALTSRRGNKPVLVEHEDGLEPPTHPTASLLSLATFSWLDPLVLKGYRRPLELADVWNLTPSQKAASVLTDFRKRQMKGSLAWKLIRFFIGTLLEQGAWTIFANLFVFMPTLLLKAILEYVEDPRSTTPSAAWLFAILLFCCAAVQGVADGQALFIGRKMGVKVRAIIIGEIYAKALRRKAGASLEATKKEDPILPQDKKRKLFSFGRKKKAANGNDAEAGKKPDAEPEEPTQANVGTIINLMAIDSFKVSEVGAYLHFLWASVPVQIIMAITLLYHIMGFSSFAGIALMALMLPINLFIARQFNKVQNQILKGTDARIHATNEVLQNIRIIKYFAWEQRFQDIVGEKRKAELKSLRRRYILWSSAATVWYGTPILITFMSFFLYTVIEKKQLSPSIAFPALSMFSLLRVPLDQLADMVAHVQECKVSLDRVDKYLNEEETGKYDQLRDSTATGTPAKIGLEKATLSWNSSAAESQDTESEADLDAFRLINVDVEFLVGKLNIIVGPTGSGKTSLLMALLGEMKLLEGRVHLPGGMSSRADLPVDPETGLVDSVAYCAQEAWLVNDTVKENIIFASPYNERRYRAVLKACALERDLAILDAGDQTLVGEKGISLSGGQKQRISLARAIYSSGRHLLLDDCLSAVDSHTAKHIFRQALTGPLMLNRTCILVTHNVALTVPQSDHVVVLENGRISAQGRPNDVAATGALGDEFLKSRPDSRPSSRGHSRVLSDQEEEDEDLNGTPNGKPEDEAKLSESKATGSVKWSTVSMYLRAMGPWYYWVGAVFVFCLQQLGSVSTNLWIRQWANSYHAHKAGTEDVGQYAAAAHLKPPTFNIGSVGRVSSWGLPQLGASSASEADGQVNVAYYLSVYALLGFLYIAISLSREAVLFWGSLHASWKIHDRLLRAVMHAKFRFFDSTPLGQLMNRFSKDVESVDQEVAPVAIGMLHSLASVIMIVILISWITPGFLIAGVFITLVYTALGAVYLNSSRDLKRLESVQRSPLYQQFGETLNGIVTIRAYGDGPRFMVDNHRRINAYNRPHIYLWASNRWLALRVDWTGALVSFFSATFVLLNVGTIDAGAAGLSLTYAVTFTENVLWLVRLYSEVQQNMNSVERVREYLDVDQEAAAVIEESRPAADWPSQGAVEFTNYTTRYRPDLDPVLKEVSFSIKAGEKVGIVGRTGAGKSSLALALFRGLEAEKGHIIIDGVDIGSIGLRDLRESITIVPQDPTLFTGTLRSNLDPFGLFSDKQIFTALRRVHLIGTSASGTATPTSTSSFTATECNVNGNGNGVSSSAVTVVDNKNIFNNLDSQVSESGSNLSQGQRQLLCLARALLKNPRVLMMDEATASIDYATDAKIQETLRELSSSTIITIAHRLQTIIDYDKVLVLDHGRVIEYDHPWTLINKKDGLFRGMCDNSGNMDVLLDGAQRAWTQKRLVDDS comes from the exons ATGTTGCCGCAATGTCAAGGCCCTATTTGGGCCATCGATGACCTGTCTCGCTGCTTCCAGCGCAA CATCCTTCAGGTCATCCTTCCCCTCACAGTTTGCGGCGCTTCACTGCTCCTGATTCTGATTCGTGTCGCTCATCGATATGTCCTCACCCGAAAAGCGGTAGCTTACAAGGTCCTCCCGAACAATGACTCCGAAGATGAGGTCCCCAGTGCGACGCAGGAAAACGAGTCCGATGCTATACTGTCCCAAGCTGTACAACACGAACAATCTCAGGTCGTGGAGGTCAATCGCCCGCGTGGAGAGGTCACAGTTGTGTTATTCGAAATCGCAGCTTTGATTGGGCAAGTTGCACTCTACACTTTTATTTTGTCGACTCATGCATGGGGCCGCCATGGAACCTATCCTGCCGTGGTTGGGCTTGTGTCGTGGGGTTATATCCTTTTCCTGGTGATGGTCCGGTTCCTCCTATCAGCCTTGGATCTTTCCTCCGCGCCGAGACTATGGACCCATACGGCAATCTTATACGGCTTCCAATGGTTGTTCAATATCATGGTCTTCCGATCTGCTATAATTCACCCCTTGTCCCAGCACGCTCTGATTCCCAGCAGCATTCAGTTTACTCTGAGTACCGTGCTGCTGCTCATTGCACTCACCAGTCGCCGAGGCAATAAGCCAGTTCTGGTTGAGCACGAAGATGGATTGGAGCCTCCGACGCATCCTACAGCCAGTTTGCTGTCTCTTGCGACATTTTCCTGGCTTGACCCATTGGTCTTGAAGGGCTATCGTCGACCCCTGGAGCTTGCGGATGTTTGGAACCTAACTCCGTCCCAGAAGGCTGCCAGCGTGCTTACGGACTTCCGCAAGAGACAAATGAAAGGCTCTTTGGCATGGAAGCTGATACGGTTCTTCATAGGTACCCTTCTAGAGCAGGGTGCCTGGACGATCTTCGCCAATCTGTTCGTTTTCATGCCCACTCTTCTCCTCAAGGCTATCCTTGAGTATGTCGAAGATCCCCGGTCGACTACGCCCAGTGCAGCTTGGTTGTTCGCCATTCTGCTTTTCTGTTGCGCTGCGGTCCAGGGTGTGGCAGATGGACAAGCCTTGTTCATTGGTCGTAAAATGGGTGTGAAAGTCCGTGCGATTATCATTGGTGAAATCTACGCCAAAGCTCTTCGTCGCAAGGCAGGCGCTTCACTGGAGGCTACCAAGAAAGAAGATCCCATCTTGCCCCAGGATAAGAAAAGAAAGCTATTTTCCTTTGGTcgcaagaagaaggccgCTAATGGAAATGACGCCGAGGCTGGCAAAAAGCCAGACGCAGAACCGGAGGAACCCACACAAGCCAATGTTGGTACAATCATTAACTTGATGGCGATCGATTCGTTCAAGGTCAGCGAGGTCGGTGCCTATCTCCACTTCTTGTGGGCAAGTGTACCAGTCCAGATCATTATGGCAATAACTCTGCTCTACCATATCATGGGGTTCAGTTCATTTGCCGGCATCGCCCTGATGGCCCTTATGTTGCCCATCAACCTTTTCATCGCCCGCCAGTTCAACAAGGTCCAGAACCAGATTTTGAAGGGCACCGATGCCCGTATTCACGCCACCAACGAAGTCCTCCAAAACATCCGCATCATCAAGTACTTTGCCTGGGAGCAACGATTCCAAGACATTGTCGGCGAGAAGCGCAAGGCCGAACTTAAATCCCTGCGTAGAAGGTACATCCTCTGGTCCTCTGCCGCAACTGTCTGGTACGGCACCCCTATTCTCATCACGTTCATGTCCTTCTTCTTGTACACTGTGATCGAGAAAAAGCAATTGTCCCCTTCGATTGCTTTCCCTGCCTTGTCTATGTTTTCTTTGCTGCGTGTGCCCTTGGATCAGCTTGCCGATATGGTGGCTCACGTTCAGGAATGTAAGGTTTCCCTAGACCGTGTGGACAAGTATCTGAACGAAGAGGAAACGGGCAAATACGATCAACTCCGTGATAGTACTGCCACAGGAACCCCTGCCAAGATTGGTCTTGAAAAAGCAACATTATCCTGGAACAGTTCCGCTGCTGAGTCCCAAGATACAGAATCCGAGGCCGATTTGGACGCTTTCCGTTTGATAAATGTCGACGTCGAATTCCTTGTCGGCAAGCTAAACATCATTGTTGGCCCCACCGGATCTGGAAAGACGTCCCTGCTCATGGCTTTGCTTGGAGAAATGAAACTTCTCGAGGGTCGTGTTCATCTCCCCGGTGGAATGTCCAGCAGGGCAGACCTCCCAGTGGACCCTGAAACTGGTTTAGTTGATAGCGTTGCTTACTGTGCCCAGGAAGCATGGTTGGTCAACGACACCGTAAAGGAAAATATCATCTTCGCCTCTCCCTATAACGAGCGTCGCTATCGTGCAGTGCTCAAGGCATGCGCTCTGGAGCGTGACCTTGCTATTCTTGATGCTGGTGATCAAACCCTCGTTGGCGAGAAGGGCATCAGTTTATCTGGTGGCCAGAAGCAGCGCATCTCTCTTGCCCGTGCCATCTACAGCAGTGGCCGCCACTTGCTGCTCGATGACTGTCTCTCTGCTGTCGACTCTCACACTGCCAAGCACATCTTCCGCCAAGCTCTTACTGGCCCTCTGATGTTGAACCGCACATGCATTTTGGTAACACATAACGTTGCTTTGACTGTTCCCCAATCGGACCACGTTGTGGTACTTGAGAACGGTAGAATTTCAGCCCAGGGCCGTCCCAACGATGTCGCCGCTACTGGTGCATTGGGCGATGAGTTCCTCAAGTCTCGGCCCGACTCCAGACCTAGCTCTCGCGGACACTCCCGTGTCCTGTCTGatcaggaagaagaggatgaagattTGAACGGCACCCCGAATGGAAAGCCAGAAGACGAGGCCAAGCTCTCGGAATCCAAGGCTACTGGTAGTGTCAAGTGGTCGACCGTCAGCATGTACCTCCGCGCCATGGGTCCGTGGTACTATTGGGTCGGTGCCGTTTTTGTATTCTGCTTGCAGCAGTTGGGTTCTGTTTCCACCAACCTCTGGATTAGACAGTGGGCAAACTCTTACCATGCCCACAAGGCTGGGACCGAGGATGTCGGGCAGTACGCCGCCGCGGCCCACCTCAAGCCCCCCACTTTCAACATTGGAAGTGTTGGGCGCGTGAGCAGCTGGGGTCTACCCCAACTTGGCGCTAGCTCTGCTAGCGAGGCTGATGGGCAGGTGAACGTGGCTTATTACTTGAGTGTCTATGCACTCCTGGGATTCCTCTATATCGCAATCTCTTTGTCTCGCGAAGCTGTATTGTTTTGGGGCTCGCTCCATGCCTCATGGAAGATTCATGATCGCCTTCTCAGGGCTGTCATGCACGCCAAGTTCCGCTTCTTTGACTCCACGCCTCTTGGACAACTGATGAACCGGTTCTCCAAGGATGTTGAGTCTGTCGACCAGGAAGTCGCTCCTGTTGCTATCGGCATGCTTCACAGTCTGGCATCTGTGATTATGATTGTCATTCTGATCTCATGGATCACTCCAGGATTCTTAATTGCTGGTGTGTTCATCACCCTGGTGTACACTGCCCTCGGTGCCGTCTATTTGAACTCTTCCCGAGATCTCAAGCGTCTGGAATCTGTGCAGCGCAGCCCGCTATACCAGCAGTTTGGTGAGACCCTGAACGGTATCGTCACCATTCGTGCCTATGGTGATGGTCCTCGCTTCATGGTCGACAACCACCGCCGCATCAATGCCTACAACCGGCCACACATCTACCTCTGGGCTAGCAACCGCTGGCTCGCTCTCCGCGTTGACTGGACCGGTGCTCTGGTCTCGTTCTTTTCGGCGACCTTTGTGTTGCTGAACGTTGGAACGATCGATGCTGGTGCCGCTGGTCTTTCACTGACCTACGCCGTGACATTCACAGAGAACGTCCTCTGGCTTGTGCGTCTGTACTCCGAGGTCCAGCAAAACATGAACTCCGTCGAGCGTGTAAGAGAATATCTTGATGTGGACCAGGAGGCAGCTGCTGTTATCGAAGAATCACGACCTGCGGCTGATTGGCCCAGCCAAGGTGCGGTCGAGTTCACTAACTACACCACGCGGTACCGACCCGATCTGGACCCAGTTCTCAAGGAGGTTTCGTTCTCTATCAAGGCCGGCGAAAAAGTCGGTATTGTGGGTCGCACCGGTGCTGGCAAGAGTTCTCTCGCGCTGGCTCTCTTCCGCGGCCTCGAAGCCGAGAAGGGTCACATCATCATTGACGGCGTTGACATTGGGTCAATTGGACTGCGGGATCTGCGCGAGTCCATCACCATTGTTCCCCAGGATCCGACCCTGTTCACAGGAACCCTCCGCAGCAACCTTGATCCCTTCGGTCTCTTTAGCGACAAGCAGATCTTCACAGCCCTCCGTCGCGTGCACCTAATCGGAACCAGTGCGTCAGGCACCGCAACCCCCACATCCACGAGCAGTTTCACCGCGACGGAATGCAATGTCAACGGCAACGGCAACGGCGTGAGCAGCAGCGCAGTGACTGTAGTCGACAATAAAAACAtcttcaacaacctcgacaGCCAAGTCTCAGAGTCCGGCTCCAATCTGTCTCAAGGCCAGCGTCAGCTCCTCTGCCTTGCCCGCGCCCTGCTCAAGAACCCCCGCGTCTTGATGATGGACGAAGCAACCGCATCTATCGACTACGCCACCGACGCCAAGATTCAAGAGACCCTTCGGGAACTGAGCAGTAGCACAATCATCACCATCGCCCACCGTCTGCAGACCATCATTGACTACGACAAGGTCCTGGTCCTCGACCACGGCCGCGTCATCGAGTACGACCACCCCTGGACTCTCATCAACAAAAAAGACGGCCTCTTCCGCGGCATGTGCGATAACAGCGGGAATATGGACGTTCTTCTAGATGGGGCTCAGCGCGCTTGGACGCAGAAGCGTCTTGTCGATGATTCATGA